From one Neovison vison isolate M4711 chromosome 1, ASM_NN_V1, whole genome shotgun sequence genomic stretch:
- the STK38 gene encoding serine/threonine-protein kinase 38: MAMTSSTPCSSMSNHTKERVTMTKVTLENFYSNLIAQHEEREMRQKKLEKVMEEEGLKDEEKRLRRSAHARKETEFLRLKRTRLGLEDFESLKVIGRGAFGEVRLVQKKDTGHVYAMKILRKADMLEKEQVGHIRAERDILVEADSLWVVKMFYSFQDKLNLYLIMEFLPGGDMMTLLMKKDTLTEEETQFYIAETVLAIDSIHQLGFIHRDIKPDNLLLDSKGHVKLSDFGLCTGLKKAHRTEFYRNLNHSLPSDFTFQNMNSKRKAETWKRNRRQLAFSTVGTPDYIAPEVFMQTGYNKLCDWWSLGVIMYEMLIGYPPFCSETPQETYKKVMNWKETLTFPPEVPISEKAKDLILRFCCEWEHRIGAPGVEEIKSNPFFEGVDWEHIRERPAAISIEIKSIDDTSNFDEFPESDILKPTVATSNHPETDYKNKDWVFINYTYKRFEGLTARGAIPSYMKAAK, encoded by the exons acaaaAGAAGTTAGAGAAAGTGATGGAAGAAGAAGGCCTAAAAGATGAAGAG AAGCGTTTGAGGAGGTCAGCGCATGCACGGAAGGAAACAGAGTTTCTTCGTTTGAAGAGAACAAGACTTGGATTGGAAGATTTTGAGTCCTTAAAAGTAATAGGCAGAGGAGCATTCGGTGAG GTGCGGCTTGTTCAGAAGAAAGATACAGGGCATGTATATGCAATGAAAATACTACGCAAAGCAGATATGCTTGAAAAAGAGCAG GTTGGCCACATTCGTGCGGAGCGTGACATTCTAGTGGAGGCAGACAGTTTGTGGGTTGtgaaaatgttctatagttttcaggaTAAGCTAAACCTCTACCTAATCATGGAGTTCCTGCCTGGAG GGGACATGATGACCCTATTAATGAAGAAAGATACCCTGACAGAAGAGGAGACTCAGTTTTATATAGCAGAAACAGTATTAGCCATAGACTCCATTCACCAACTTGGATTCATCCACAGAGACATCAAGCCAGACAACCTTCTCCTGGACAGCAAG GGCCATGTGAAGCTTTCTGACTTTGGCCTTTGCACAGGACTGAAAAAAGCACACAGGACAGAATTTTATAGGAATCTGAACCACAGCCTCCCCAGTGATTTCA CTTTCCAGAACATGAATTCCAAAAGGAAAGCAGAAACCTGGAAAAGAAATAGACGTCAGCTA GCCTTCTCCACGGTAGGCACTCCTGACTACATTGCTCCTGAGGTGTTCATGCAGACCGGGTACAACAAGCTCTGTGATTGGTGGTCGCTTGGGGTGATCATGTATGAGATGCTCATCG GCTACCCACCTTTCTGTTCTGAGACCCCTCAAGAGACATATAAGAAGGTGATGAACTGGAAAGAAACTTTGACTTTTCCTCCAGAAGTTCCTATCTCTGAGAAAGCCAAGGATCTAATTTTGAG ATTCTGCTGTGAGTGGGAACATAGAATTGGAGCCCCTGGAGTTGAGGAAATCAAAAGCAATCCTTTTTTTGAAGGCGTTGACTGGGAACACATCAG agagagaccTGCTGCAATATCTATTGAGATCAAAAGCATTGATGATACCTCAAACTTCGATGAGTTTCCAGAATCTGATATTCTTAAGCCAACAG TGGCTACCAGTAATCACCCTGAGACTGACTACAAGAATAAAGACTGGGTCTTCATCAATTACACATACAAGCGCTTTGAGGGCCTGACGGCTCGGGGGGCAATACCTTCCTACATGAAAGCAGCCAAATAG